From a region of the Arachis ipaensis cultivar K30076 chromosome B09, Araip1.1, whole genome shotgun sequence genome:
- the LOC107617437 gene encoding F-box/kelch-repeat protein At3g23880-like isoform X1 yields MSSFRSGAPTPPPIIRRRRLPVEKDMRRDNDDAVPRKGKVVTTTGGWPELLRRTTTKPPPILLDELIAEILLRIPARSLVPLRNSVCSSWRTLISSSQFAKDHLRRSMEVDPGLTHPLMAYYGQTYSYPIIGVFSVRSVMENAPHEPTKVVPYEGRRFRLIIGSCNGLLCLHDEERQDGFIISHRAMLWNPCTGFTSQPLEIEGLLSTCGFGYDHVNDKYKLFAILDKKSRMFTFGPKSTWRTIQDFNRNFSDGNHRGCLVDGVGLFVSGTGTLNWLFHRYLSFVWVLSLDLVKETFNQFSLPSRDSDDDHRVTPQLGILRDCLAVCYETKKTHWTVWLMKEYGVPQSWTKLAIIPHHPLLGRRPLSLRPIYMLKDVLLAFAPGGKFVLCNLNDGSIEIANIDSSSDGMPKLCPLTQHASGRIFELYHESLVSPFHFGLPSCSSEMRLIKPSL; encoded by the exons ATGAGTTCATTCAG ATCTGGAGCCCCAACGCCACCACCGATCATTCGGCGCCGCCGTCTTCCTGTAG AGAAGGATATGAGGAGGGATAATGATGATGCTGTTCCCAGGAAGGGGAAGGTTGTCACAACCACCGGGGGGTGGCCGGAACTGCTCCGCCGTACCACGACAAAACCACCGCCTATCCTTCTGGACGAGCTCATAGCGGAAATCCTGCTGAGGATACCGGCGAGGTCTCTCGTTCCATTAAGGAACAGCGTCTGCAGTTCATGGAGAACCCTAATTTCCAGTTCCCAATTTGCCAAGGACCACCTTCGGCGTTCAATGGAGGTGGATCCAGGCTTGACCCACCCACTCATGGCCTATTATGGCCAAACCTACTCATACCCCATAATCGGAGTGTTCTCCGTACGATCTGTGATGGAGAACGCTCCCCATGAACCCACTAAAGTAGTTCCCTATGAGGGACGACGCTTCCGCCTCATCATTGGCTCTTGCAATGGATTGCTGTGCTTGCACGATGAAGAGCGCCAGGATGGATTCATAATAAGCCATCGTGCCATGCTGTGGAACCCCTGCACTGGATTCACCTCTCAGCCGCTTGAAATTGAAGGTCTCCTCTCCACTTGCGGATTCGGTTATGATCATGTGAATGACAAGTATAAGCTTTTCGCGATTCTGGATAAGAAATCACGCATGTTTACATTCGGCCCAAAATCTACCTGGAGAACAATCCAGGATTTCAACCGTAATTTTAGTGACGGCAATCACAGGGGTTGTCTGGTGGATGGTGTAGGGCTTTTTGTAAGTGGCACTGGCACTCTTAATTGGCTTTTTCACCGCTATCTTAGTTTTGTGTGGGTTCTTTCCCTTGACTTGGTCAAAGAGACTTTTAATCAGTTTTCCCTTCCCAGCAGGGATTCAGATGATGATCACAGGGTGACTCCCCAATTGGGTATCTTGAGGGATTGTCTTGCTGTTTGTTATGAGACTAAGAAAACTCATTGGACTGTCTGGTTGATGAAGGAGTATGGAGTTCCTCAGTCTTGGACTAAATTGGCCATAATCCCCCACCACCCGCTACTCGGTCGTCGTCCTTTAAGCCTACGGCCTATATACATGTTGAAAGATGTTCTTCTTGCGTTTGCTCCGGGTGGCAAGTTtgttttatgtaatttaaatgatGGCAGCATAGAAATTGCTAATATTGACAGCTCCAGTGATGGCATGCCCAAACTTTGTCCTTTAACTCAGCACGCATCTGGAAGGATCTTTGAACTCTATCATGAAAGCTTAGTTTCACCGTTCCACTTTGGTCTTCCAAGTTGCTCATCTGAAATGCGGTTAATTAAGCCAAGCCTATAA
- the LOC107617437 gene encoding F-box/kelch-repeat protein At3g23880-like isoform X2, with translation MRRDNDDAVPRKGKVVTTTGGWPELLRRTTTKPPPILLDELIAEILLRIPARSLVPLRNSVCSSWRTLISSSQFAKDHLRRSMEVDPGLTHPLMAYYGQTYSYPIIGVFSVRSVMENAPHEPTKVVPYEGRRFRLIIGSCNGLLCLHDEERQDGFIISHRAMLWNPCTGFTSQPLEIEGLLSTCGFGYDHVNDKYKLFAILDKKSRMFTFGPKSTWRTIQDFNRNFSDGNHRGCLVDGVGLFVSGTGTLNWLFHRYLSFVWVLSLDLVKETFNQFSLPSRDSDDDHRVTPQLGILRDCLAVCYETKKTHWTVWLMKEYGVPQSWTKLAIIPHHPLLGRRPLSLRPIYMLKDVLLAFAPGGKFVLCNLNDGSIEIANIDSSSDGMPKLCPLTQHASGRIFELYHESLVSPFHFGLPSCSSEMRLIKPSL, from the coding sequence ATGAGGAGGGATAATGATGATGCTGTTCCCAGGAAGGGGAAGGTTGTCACAACCACCGGGGGGTGGCCGGAACTGCTCCGCCGTACCACGACAAAACCACCGCCTATCCTTCTGGACGAGCTCATAGCGGAAATCCTGCTGAGGATACCGGCGAGGTCTCTCGTTCCATTAAGGAACAGCGTCTGCAGTTCATGGAGAACCCTAATTTCCAGTTCCCAATTTGCCAAGGACCACCTTCGGCGTTCAATGGAGGTGGATCCAGGCTTGACCCACCCACTCATGGCCTATTATGGCCAAACCTACTCATACCCCATAATCGGAGTGTTCTCCGTACGATCTGTGATGGAGAACGCTCCCCATGAACCCACTAAAGTAGTTCCCTATGAGGGACGACGCTTCCGCCTCATCATTGGCTCTTGCAATGGATTGCTGTGCTTGCACGATGAAGAGCGCCAGGATGGATTCATAATAAGCCATCGTGCCATGCTGTGGAACCCCTGCACTGGATTCACCTCTCAGCCGCTTGAAATTGAAGGTCTCCTCTCCACTTGCGGATTCGGTTATGATCATGTGAATGACAAGTATAAGCTTTTCGCGATTCTGGATAAGAAATCACGCATGTTTACATTCGGCCCAAAATCTACCTGGAGAACAATCCAGGATTTCAACCGTAATTTTAGTGACGGCAATCACAGGGGTTGTCTGGTGGATGGTGTAGGGCTTTTTGTAAGTGGCACTGGCACTCTTAATTGGCTTTTTCACCGCTATCTTAGTTTTGTGTGGGTTCTTTCCCTTGACTTGGTCAAAGAGACTTTTAATCAGTTTTCCCTTCCCAGCAGGGATTCAGATGATGATCACAGGGTGACTCCCCAATTGGGTATCTTGAGGGATTGTCTTGCTGTTTGTTATGAGACTAAGAAAACTCATTGGACTGTCTGGTTGATGAAGGAGTATGGAGTTCCTCAGTCTTGGACTAAATTGGCCATAATCCCCCACCACCCGCTACTCGGTCGTCGTCCTTTAAGCCTACGGCCTATATACATGTTGAAAGATGTTCTTCTTGCGTTTGCTCCGGGTGGCAAGTTtgttttatgtaatttaaatgatGGCAGCATAGAAATTGCTAATATTGACAGCTCCAGTGATGGCATGCCCAAACTTTGTCCTTTAACTCAGCACGCATCTGGAAGGATCTTTGAACTCTATCATGAAAGCTTAGTTTCACCGTTCCACTTTGGTCTTCCAAGTTGCTCATCTGAAATGCGGTTAATTAAGCCAAGCCTATAA
- the LOC107617437 gene encoding putative F-box protein At1g33530 isoform X3 — protein MSSFRSGAPTPPPIIRRRRLPVEKDMRRDNDDAVPRKGKVVTTTGGWPELLRRTTTKPPPILLDELIAEILLRIPARSLVPLRNSVCSSWRTLISSSQFAKDHLRRSMEVDPGLTHPLMAYYGQTYSYPIIGVFSVRSVMENAPHEPTKVVPYEGRRFRLIIGSCNGLLCLHDEERQDGFIISHRAMLWNPCTGFTSQPLEIEGLLSTCGFGYDHVNDKYKLFAILDKKSRMFTFGPKSTWRTIQDFNRNFSDGNHRGCLVDGVGLFGFR, from the exons ATGAGTTCATTCAG ATCTGGAGCCCCAACGCCACCACCGATCATTCGGCGCCGCCGTCTTCCTGTAG AGAAGGATATGAGGAGGGATAATGATGATGCTGTTCCCAGGAAGGGGAAGGTTGTCACAACCACCGGGGGGTGGCCGGAACTGCTCCGCCGTACCACGACAAAACCACCGCCTATCCTTCTGGACGAGCTCATAGCGGAAATCCTGCTGAGGATACCGGCGAGGTCTCTCGTTCCATTAAGGAACAGCGTCTGCAGTTCATGGAGAACCCTAATTTCCAGTTCCCAATTTGCCAAGGACCACCTTCGGCGTTCAATGGAGGTGGATCCAGGCTTGACCCACCCACTCATGGCCTATTATGGCCAAACCTACTCATACCCCATAATCGGAGTGTTCTCCGTACGATCTGTGATGGAGAACGCTCCCCATGAACCCACTAAAGTAGTTCCCTATGAGGGACGACGCTTCCGCCTCATCATTGGCTCTTGCAATGGATTGCTGTGCTTGCACGATGAAGAGCGCCAGGATGGATTCATAATAAGCCATCGTGCCATGCTGTGGAACCCCTGCACTGGATTCACCTCTCAGCCGCTTGAAATTGAAGGTCTCCTCTCCACTTGCGGATTCGGTTATGATCATGTGAATGACAAGTATAAGCTTTTCGCGATTCTGGATAAGAAATCACGCATGTTTACATTCGGCCCAAAATCTACCTGGAGAACAATCCAGGATTTCAACCGTAATTTTAGTGACGGCAATCACAGGGGTTGTCTGGTGGATGGTGTAGGGCTTTTT GGATTCAGATGA
- the LOC107614705 gene encoding uncharacterized protein LOC107614705 — MSATGRAVSAIILDCKFWNDWFTACKLVGPLIKLLRLVDADDKPSLGYVHEGMLREEYTIKEMFKQNKTTYQPYTDIINSRWDMHLKKDLHAAAYFLNPSFFFNENYKEAPNVMRGLLDLVTLYCKCNNLDSVEAIKEIHLYRNRKESFDRPEAIRAASKLKPDEWWRLFCSSAPCLQKIVVRILSQASASSECERNWSPFYQIHTKRRNRLEHDKLNNIVYVTYNLRLKSM; from the exons ATGAGTGCTACTGGTAGAGCTGTGAGTGCTattattttggattgtaaattttgGAATGATTGGTTTACTGCATGTAAACTTGTGGGCCCTCTGATTAAATTGCTGAGGCTTGTTGATGCTGATGACAAACCATCTTTGGGATATGTTCATGAAGGAATGCTAAGGGAAGAATATACAATTAAAGAGATGTTTAAGCAAAACAAGACTACATATCAGCCGTACACAGATATTATCAACTCAAGATGGGACATGCATTTGAAGAAAGATCTTCATGCGGCAGCTTACTTCCTGAATCCTTCATtcttttttaatgaaaattataAAGAAGCACCTAATGTTATGCGAGGTTTGCTTGATCTTGTTACCTTGTATTGCAAGTGTAACAATTTAGATTCAGTTGAGGCAATAAAAGAAATACATTTATATAGAAATCGAAAAGAAAGCTTTGATAGACCAGAAGCTATTCGAGCTGCATCTAAACTTAAGCCTG ATGAATGGTGGAGGTTATTCTGTAGCTCTGCTCCATGTTTACAAAAGATAGTTGTTCGCATTCTTAGTCAAGCATCTGCTTCTTCTGAGTGTGAGAGAAATTGGAGTCCTTTTTACCAGATTCAtacaaaaagaagaaatagattGGAGCATGATAAACTGAATAACATTGTTTATGTTACTTATAATTTGCGTCTTAAATCCATGTAA
- the LOC107619312 gene encoding B-box zinc finger protein 32 produces the protein MKERFCELCKEKASLYCASDSAFLCWKCDATVHNANFLVARHRRRLLCFNCNSFAGVHISGASSRRTAANCRSCSPTEIHYSDEEEEEEEEDNSLCSSPPSSSSSSSACVSSSEPRAGNKIRTKYLPEKRIRTVTSSGSAVTTDDDDFSTPKQKRQRNNKKKNSNGGGSGSDEVRTASAKEYSVFAKWSEELGLGLNEGRRVSCVACRALRVWVRKWKGVGIPYKVGAATSFWLGLRFCGMTFENLRRLEEISGVPAKLILQAYAMLSRVFFFSQQQQTTSPFFHLQEGSDES, from the coding sequence ATGAAGGAGAGGTTTTGTGAGCTCTGCAAGGAAAAAGCTTCTCTCTACTGCGCCTCTGACTCCGCCTTCCTTTGCTGGAAATGCGACGCCACCGTTCATAATGCCAACTTCCTCGTCGCTCGCCACCGCCGCCGCCTCCTCTGTTTCAACTGCAATTCCTTCGCCGGAGTCCACATCTCCGGCGCCTCGTCTCGCCGCACCGCCGCCAACTGCCGATCCTGCTCCCCGACGGAGATTCATTACTCcgacgaggaggaggaggaggaggaggaggacaatTCCCTCTGTTCTTCACCTCCTTCTTCCTCGTCCTCCTCCTCTGCATGCGTTTCCAGCTCGGAGCCACGCGCCGGCAACAAGATCAGAACAAAATACTTGCCGGAAAAGAGAATCAGAACGGTAACCTCTTCCGGTTCGGCGGTTACGACGGACGACGATGATTTTTCAACGCCGAAGCAAAAGCGGCAGAGGAATAACAAGAAGAAGAATAGTAATGGCGGTGGATCTGGTTCCGATGAGGTAAGAACGGCGTCGGCGAAAGAGTATTCAGTGTTCGCGAAATGGAGCGAGGAATTAGGGTTGGGATTAAACGAGGGGAGACGCGTGTCGTGCGTGGCGTGCAGAGCGTTGAGAGTATGGGTGAGAAAATGGAAGGGAGTTGGTATTCCGTATAAGGTGGGTGCTGCGACGTCGTTTTGGTTAGGTTTGAGATTTTGTGGGATGACGTTCGAGAATCTGCGGAGATTGGAAGAGATCTCAGGTGTGCCAGCTAAGCTCATTCTCCAAGCATATGCCATGCTCTCACGTGTCTTCTTCTTCTCCCAACAACAACAAACCACTTCTCCCTTCTTCCATTTGCAAGAAGGCTCTGATGAGTCTTag
- the LOC107619641 gene encoding beta-glucuronosyltransferase GlcAT14C encodes MRNPKFPCRGMDYRLLCLLAFGVCLLLFGAIFSRLNLQIPNGSSYSKVTNKFNSPKRVVRKGEGYPPSFAYWIIGTKGENKKILRLLKAIYHPRNQYLVQLDDESTESERIDLALSVKSHRVFEAFGNVDVIGSSYAINRMGSSSLSAPLHAAAILLRMNQHWDWFITLSASDYPIATQDDILHAFTFMPTYLNFIHFTNRTLRNEQRNMNQIVVDPSLHYEKSSPLFFAVESRETPDAFNIFLGSPWVILTREFMEYCIQGWDNLPRKLLMFFSNVAYPLESYFHTVLCNSAEFQNTTLDINLRYSLWDTDPTESQLLDLSHYDTMLENGDAAFARPFGEGDLVLDKIDDLILNRSSNGLVQGEWCSSSIEDEADLVCSIYGNIDSVKPSSYGIKLKTMLDEIVNNGVFRTRSCQFHKMG; translated from the exons ATGAGGAATCCAAAATTTCCATGCAGGGGAATGGATTATAGGCTATTATGCCTTCTAGCCTTTGGTGTTTGTTTGCTCTTGTTTGGAGCAATATTCTCAAGATTGAATCTTCAAATTCCAAATGGATCTTCCTATTCCAAAGTCACAAATAAGTTCAATAGTCCTAAAAGAGTTGTAAGAAAGGGTGAAGGGTACCCTCCAAGTTTTGCATATTGGATCATTGGCACAAAAGGAGAAAACAAGAAGATTTTGAGGCTTTTGAAGGCTATATACCATCCAAGAAACCAGTATCTTGTTCAGCTTGATGATGAATCCACTGAGTCTGAGAGAATTGATTTGGCTCTCTCAGTTAAATCCCATAGAGTTTTTGAGGCATTTGGGAATGTTGATGTTATTGGGAGTAGTTATGCCATTAATAGGATGGGATCTTCTTCACTTTCTGCTCCTCTTCATGCTGCTGCTATTCTTCTCAGAATGAACCAACATTGGGATTGGTTCATAACCTTGAGCGCTTCGGATTATCCTATAGCGACTCAGGATG ATATCCTTCATGCTTTCACATTCATGCCAACATATCTCAATTTCATTCACTTCACTAACAGGACACTTAGAAATGA GCAAAGAAACATGAATCAAATAGTGGTAGATCCAAGTTTACATTATGAAAAGAGCAGTCCACTCTTCTTTGCTGTTGAGTCCAGAGAAACCCCAGATGCCTTTAACATATTCCTAG GTTCACCATGGGTGATCCTTACAAGAGAATTTATGGAATACTGCATCCAAGGTTGGGACAACTTACCAAGAAAACTACTAATGTTCTTCAGCAATGTGGCATACCCTCTTGAATCTTACTTCCACACTGTGTTGTGCAACTCAGCAGAGTTCCAAAACACAACATTGGACATTAATCTAAGGTACAGTCTTTGGGACACTGATCCAACTGAGTCCCAATTGCTTGATTTGTCACACTATGACACAATGCTGGAAAATGGTGATGCTGCTTTTGCAAGACCATTTGGTGAAGGTGATCTTGTTCTTGATAAAATTGATGATTTGATTCTTAATCGTTCATCTAATGGATTGGTTCAGGGTGAGTGGTGTTCTTCAAGCATAGAAGATGAGGCAGATTTAGTGTGTTCAATATATGGTAACATTGATAGTGTAAAGCCAAGTTCTTATGGCATTAAGCTTAAGACTATGTTAGATGAAATTGTGAATAATGGGGTATTTAGAACTAGATCTTGCCAATTCCACAAGATGGGGTGA
- the LOC107618648 gene encoding uncharacterized protein LOC107618648 → MEALLWSCGFIPKTQTNLNLSPHSYSLPRTHSCSITNPPPQFLKIKFTNHSQFQLLRLCALPSDLPTDPNEEEALNNNNNNIGFLSNETVPFCDPQENLSDSYSIDKDKDEPLHSDMQWTTMTPGSGGGSRAGLFRTPISGGVQSATSAHGLPRPALAVRNLMEQARFAHLCTVMSRMHHRREGYPFGSLVDFAPDSMGHPIFSFSPLAIHTRNLLADPRCTLVVQIPGWSGLSNARVTIFGDIYPLPEDQQEWAHKQYIAKHQQGPSQQWGNFYYFRMQNISDIYFIGGFGTVAWVDVKEYETLQPDKIAVDGGEQNLKELNAIFSKPLKKLLSNDEAEVDDAALISIDSKGTDIRVRQGAQFNIQRISFDEGQSVETLEEAKEALRKLIHRGKVYNLQK, encoded by the exons ATGGAAGCACTATTGTGGAGCTGCGGTTTCATCCCCAAAACCCAAACGAATCTCAACTTATCTCCACACTCTTATTCACTTCCCCGCACTCATTCTTGTTCAATAACCAATCCACCACCTCAATTCCTCAAAATCAAATTCACCAATCACTCACAGTTTCAGCTTCTTCGTCTCTGTGCTCTCCCCAGTGATCTTCCCACCGATCCCAATGAAGAAGAAGCactaaacaacaacaacaacaacattggCTTTCTTTCAAACGAAACGGTGCCGTTTTGTGACCCTCAG GAAAATTTAAGCGATTCCTATAGTATCGACAAAGATAAGGATGAGCCATTACATTCAGACATGCAATGGACAACTATGACTCCAGGATCTGGTGGGGGTTCCAGGGCCGGACTTTTCAGGACACCAATTTCTGGTGGTGTGCAGAGTGCAACCTCAGCTCATGGTTTACCTAGACCGGCCTTGGCAGTACGCAATTTGATGGAGCAG GCCAGATTTGCTCATTTGTGCACTGTAATGTCACGAATGCACCACCGACGAGAAGGATATCCATTTGGTTCCTTGGTTGACTTTGCACCAGATTCGATGGGCC AcccaatattttctttttcacctCTTGCGATTCACACAAGGAATTTGTTAGCTGACCCAAGATGCACGCTTGTAGTTCAG ATACCTGGATGGAGTGGCTTGTCCAATGCAAGGGTGACCATCTTTGGGGATATTTATCCACTTCCAGAAGATCAACAG GAATGGGCTCATAAGCAGTACATTGCGAAACATCAACAGGGGCCTTCTCAACAATGGGGCAACTTCTACTATTTTAGGATGCAGAATATAAG TGACATATATTTCATTGGGGGCTTTGGTACTGTTGCTTGGGTGGATGTAAAGGAATATGAGACCCTTCAACCCGATAAGATCGCAGTTGATGGTGGTGAACAGAATCTAAAG GAACTCAATGCCATCTTCTCAAAGCCCCTAAAGAAGCTTCTATCCAATGATGAGGCCGAGGTAGATGATGCCGCACTCATATCTATAGACAGCAAAGGGACTGATATAAGGGTCCGTCAAGGTGCCCAG TTCAACATTCAAAGGATATCATTTGATGAAGGACAGAGTGTAGAAACCTTAGAAGAAGCCAAAGAAGCTCTTCGGAAATTGATACACAGAGGAAAAGTGTACAATTTgcagaaatga